GGGTACGACGTGGTGAAAAGCGAGGCCCACGAACTAAAGGCGCGCCTGGGGGTGCTGTGGAACTACGACAACTTCGCAGCCGGGCCCGAGGCCTCCGACACCTACGCCTCGGGCAAGGCGGCCGCCGACTACGAGTGGCGCATCTCCGACACGGTCACCTTCCAGCAGGCCCTGGACTACTCGATCTCGTTCGACGACACCGACGTCTACTTCCTGAACTCCACCTCGGGCCTGGTCGTGGCCCTGGCCGGAAACCTCTCGCTCGGCCTGAGCTACACCGTGAACTACCAGAACGCCCTGCCCGCGCCCGACGCCGAGCACGTGGACACGAAGTTCCTGACCTCGCTGGTGGTGGACTTCTGACCCTGCCGCTCCCCCAACTCCGCCGCTTCCCCACCGAAGGGCGATCCGACTGCGGGCATCCTGGCACGGGAGGGCCACGGCCGCCTCTGCTCCCGGGCTTGAGTCGGCCGGGCGGTTTGCCTACACTCGGCCCGGTTCGCGTTTCCCCTGTCTCTTGCCGGGAGGAGATCCCATGCGGTTCGCACGCTCTTGGAAGACGCCCACGGCCCTGATCCTGTTGTTCTCGTTCCTTTGCCTCTCGCTGCCCACCTCGCCGGCCGTGGCCGGATGGATCCCGACCCGCCGGGTGCTCTCGCCCCAGGAGCGGCTGGCCACGGCGCTGGAGCGCCAGGAGATCGCCGACGCGCTGCGGCAACTCGGGATCGACCCGGCCGAGGCCCACCGCCGGGCCCTGGGGCTCTCGGACGCCGAGGCCCGGGAGGCCCTGGAGCGGCTCGACACCCTGCCGGCCGGCGGCGACCCCCTCGTGGCCATCGTGACAACTGCGGCCTTCGTGTTCGTGGTGCTCCTGATCACGGACATCCTCGGGTACACGGACGTGTTCCCCTTTGTGAAGCGCACGGTCCGGTGAGGGGCCGCGCGGCGAACGCCGTGAGCCGCCCGCCGTGGGGGTGACGGGCCAGGCCCCCTTCCTCCACCCCGTGTCCTGGCGGCCTCGGCCGGTCGTTTCGGCCCTCCTCGCGCTCGCCCTGGTCGCGGCCGGGTGCGCGCCCCGGCTGGCCCTGCGCCGGGCCGGGCTGCCCGAGGCCGCCCGGGTGGAGGGGGTGCCGGTGATCCGGCAGACCCGCAACCACTGCGGCCCGGCCGCCTTGGCCATGGTCCTGGCCTGGGCCGGCCGCCCGGCCGACCCGGCCGACCTCGGCCCCCTGGTGTACACCCCGGCCCGCAAGGGCACGTTCCCCTCTGACCTGGCCCGCGAGGCCCGCGGCCGGGGCCTCCTGGCCTGGAGAGTCCCCCCCCAGCCGGAAAGTCTGTTCGCCGAGGTGGCCGCCGGCCACCCCGTGCTGGTGCTGGAGAACCGGGGCCTGTCGTGGGCCCCGGTGTACCACTACTCGGTGCTGGTGGGGTACGGCCCGGGCGGGGTGATCCTGCACGCGGGCGGCGAGCTTCCCGAGGAGGTGGCCACCGGCACGTTCGTGCGCACCTGGCTCCGGGCCGGCGGGTTCGGCCTGGTGGTGCTGCCGCCCGGGGAGCTGCCGGCCACGGCAGGCCCGGAGGACGTCCTCGACGCCCTGGCCGACCTGGAGGAGGCCGGCCGCACCGCCGAGGCGGCCCGGGGGTACCGGGCCTTTCTCGCGCGCTGGCCCGAGGACTGGCGGGGAGCGTTCGGATGGGGCAACGCGCTGTGGGCGGCGGGCGACCTGGCCGGCGCCGAGGCCGCGCTGCGCCGAGCCCACGCCACGGCACCCGAACGGCCCGAGCCCCTGAACAACCTGGCCCTGGTTCTGGCCCGGTTGGGCCGCCGCGACGAGGCCCGGGCGGTGGCCCGCATGGCGGTGGAGGCGGCCGAGCGGCTGGGGCTTGACCCCGGACCGTACCGGGAGACGGAGAGGCAGGCTGGGACGGTAGGACGGTAGGACGTTGGGACGCTGGAGCGGCGGCGATGGGGCGTCACACGAGTTGCGAGAGGAACGTGGCCGCAGGCACCATGAGACCGGATGGAGACCGGATGGGACGTTGACAGGTTATAAAGTTGTTCTCACCCTCCCTCCGTCAACCGGACCATTTGCCACACCGACGCCTGCGTCCGCCCCGTTCGCTGGGCCAACGTGTCGAACGTCGTCCCCGCCTCCTGCCGCGCCCGCCGGGCGCAGGCCACCTTCCGCTCCCGGCTCGGGCCCGTGATCGCCGCTACATCCACTCCGAGGTCCCTGGCCACATCCCCAGCGACCACCCAACTCCGGTGGCCCCCTTACAACAACTAAATAACCTGTCAGCGTTATCATTGCTTGAGAGCTTGAGGAAAGAAAGGTTCAGGGGGCACATCGTAAAGAATCAGAAGACAAAAAGGAATCTATACAAAAAGAGGCCCTCCTGGCACAAGGTTTCCACCCAGAAACCCCTGCACACAGGAGGACCTCAAGATGAGTAGCGATGTCAAACGTCTGGAGTGGTTCCGTCAGTTCCGGTCCAAAGTCCGGGGCTCCAACGATTACCTCGTCATCGGGATCGACGTGGCTAAAGAGAAGCACCACGCGTTCTTCGGTACCTCTGGCGGCACCACCCTTTACAAGCGATTCGTGTTTGCCAATACCCGAGAAGGGTTCGAACGTCTGCGCGAGTTGGCCCGGGATCTCCAGCAGCGCCACGGCCTTTCGGAGCGGGTGTTCGGGCTGGAGCCCACGGGAGTGTACCACAAGCCGCTGCTGGCGTACCTCATCGAGCGGGGCGAGTGCGTGGTGCAGGTGTCCAACGTGGCGGTCCAACGCAATCGGGAGCTTTTGGACGGTCGCTGGGACAAGAACGACGCAGCCGACACAGCGAACGTGGCCGACCTGGTGGGCCAGGGGCGGGTGCTGTTCCCCGATGCTCCTGGAGAGCCGCTGCGGGAGTTGCGCAACCTGGTGCGGGCACGGGTGCGGCTCAAGAAGCGAGAGCACGCCCTTCGGATGCGGATTCGCAATCACCTGGTGGCCCAGTTCTTCCCCGAGTTGGAGCGGGCCTACGGCCGGGGGATTGCCGACCGGGTGGTGCTCCAGGTGATCCGACACGGCATGGATCCGCGCGAGATCGCCCAGATGGAGTTCGAGGCGTTTTGGAACCGCATCGCCCTTCCGAGGTGGAACATCCGCCAGGAGCGGAAGGTGCGCGAGGTCTGGGAGGCCGCGAAGACGTCGATCGGGTGCCCGATGGACGAGACCATCCGGTGGGAGGCCAAACGCCTCGTCGAGGAACTGGACCTCGTGCGAACGCACTTGGTCGAGGTGGAGCAGCAGATGCGCGAGAGCCTCTTGGGATTTCCCGAGGCCCGGAGCCTCCTGTCCATCCCGGGCGTCGGCCCGGTGTTGGCCGCCATGGTGCTGGCCGCCATCGGCGATCCCCACCGGTTCCAGCACCGACGGCAGGTCGTTCGCTTGGCCGGACTGGATCTGTGTGCGAGCCGCAGCGGGAAGACGAGCGATCGGGCTGTGCCCAAGATCTCCAAGCAGGGTAAGGGGGCGTTACGCTACGCCCTGGTCCATGCGGCCATCATCGCAGCCCACCAGAACCCGGCAATCCGGGCGTACTTCACCCGGTGCCTGGAGGGGCGCCAGCATGAGCGGGGCATCCGGCAGAAGATGTACGTCAAACTGGCCGCCAAGCTCCTGGTGGTGGCCTGGCACCTGATGAAGACCCGGTCGGTGTTCGACCCGGAGCGGTTCCTGGCGGGGCAGACCGGGTAGCGGTCCACCGACTCCGACAACTTGGTTCGGCGGGAGAGCCCGATTAGCAACGTAGAGGCAGAAGACCTCGGGCGGGACAATCCTGGGCCTCTCTGCCGGATCTGCGAACCTGGATGAGGAGTGGTGGACGCTGCGGTACCAGACAGGAGGGCCGCGGACGTCGGGTTGCCCGATAACGGTGAGGTTGCAGATCCGCCGAGGCAGAGACGTCGCCGACGTGATCCGATCGGGGGTGGGGTGTACCCGAAAACCATGGGTTCGCTCAACCACTTGTTATCACAGCATAAATTTTTTGCTTGACGGAGGGACTATAGAGTGTCCCCCACCCCCACACCGGGATCAGCTCGGCCGCCGGCCGTGCTTGGTGGATCACGAACCGCTCCGTAGACCGGCGCATGCACCCAGCAAGTCTTGACGCGGCTCCCCTGCGTTGCTTTACTGCAACGTAAAGCAAAAACGGGAGGCGCCCTCATGCCAGTGGCTCGTCTGAGCAGCAAGTCCCAGATCGTGATACCGGCCGCCATCCGCCGTCGCCTCGGCCTGAAGGCCGGCGACCTTCTGGAGATCCGGCAAGAGGGGAATTCCGTCGTCGTCCGGAAGGCCGAGCGGTCCGCTCTCGACGAACTCGAAAGAATCGGGGGCGATCTGTGGCGGGGCTCCGCGGAGGCCCTGAAGAAGGAGCGGGAGGAATGGGACGGGTGACTCCCGAAGACATCCCCCCGGGCTCGACCGTTGGCATCGACACGGTGGCGTGGATCTACCTCCTCGAGCGCCATCCTGTTCACTACCCGACGGCACGGCGGTTTTTCGCACGCCTGGAGGCCGGGGAACTCCAAGGCGTGGCTGCAAGCCTCGTGTTCACGGAACTCTTGGTCCCGGCCTATCGGGCAGGAGAACCCCGCCGCGCCCGGGAACTCGCAAGAATCCTAGAAAACTTCCCGCACCTTCGGATTCTGGACCTCACCCCGTCCATCGCGTTGCGCGCGGCAGACCTGCGCGCCCGGTACGGGCTCCGCACCCCGGACGCGATCCACTGCGCCACGGCGACGGCCGCCCGGTGCGACGCCGTGCTCACAAACGACGCGGCGTTCCTGCGCATATCCTCGGAACTCACCGTGTACCTCTTCGAGGCTCCCAGCCAAGATCCCTGGCTGGAGGCAGTGCCATCCTTCCCAACCGAATAACCGAACAACGTTCCCCCTCTGGGACGCAACTTATTAACCTTGCAGCGGCCATCCCCCATGGGCCTACGTCAAGCACGCCCTGCACGAACGCCCCCAAAGTCACCCCGGAACGAACAGCGGCACACCGGAGTTCTCGGCCGCCTTCTTCAGGTCCCGATCGAGCGTGGCCAGGGGCAGCCCCCTGCGGATGGCGAGGTCCAGGTAGGCCGCGTCGTAGGACGACAGGCCGTGGGTGCGCCCGAGCGCGTGCACCCGTGTCCAGGTCTCGTTGCCCGCAGGCGTCTCGATCTGGATCGGCAGTGCGAGGAGGCGGTCCAGGAACTGGGTCGCCTGCGCTTCAGAGATCCTCTTTCGGCGCTCGGCAACGAGGAGAACGTTTGCGGCCTCCAGCGGCCACAGGCAAGGGACAACCGCTCCTCCGGCCACCACAGCGTCCAAAACGGCCTCGGTGAACTCCGTGGTTTCGTCCTCGAAACACCACGCCAAGGCCACGGAGCAGTCGACAACCACAGTGCTCACCGCCGGCCTTCCTCGATCATCTCGCGGATCGTCAGGCCGTCGAGTCGGGCCCCCCGCCGCAGGCGCCTGAGGTCGGCCGCCGCAGAGGTTGCGTCCCGGACCCCGTCCGGGACCGGCGTCAGGACGGCGACGGGAACCCCTCTGCGCGTAATGGTGATGCGCTCGCCCGAGGCCACCCGGTCGAGCAGCGCCGAGAGGTGTGTCTTCGCCTCGTAGGCCCCGATCGTTTCCATTGCATCTCCCTCCTTCCGACTAGTTTGCAGACTAGTCTATCCGGGCCACGGCGGCTCCGCAAGCCCCGGGCCGGCAGAGGGGGCCGACACCGTGCGTGACGAGCCCAGGGGACTCTTTTTGGGGTCTGGTCGGGATGTGGGAACGCCGGTGATGAACCGACTGCGGACCGGCTACGCCGTGACCTTCGACTGCCGCCACCGCCGTGCCGGCCGGTTGTGTTCGTGGCGAGGAAGTAGGCCGAGGAGATCGTGATCTACGGCGAGATTCTGAAGACGCAGCCGAGCCGGCGCGGGAACCGAAGCCCAAGCCGAAGGCCCCCCTCTACGACCCCCAACAGGAGACCGGAGGGGACGTTGACAGGTTATAAAGTTGTTCTCACCCTCCCTCCGTCAACCGGACCATTTGCCACACCGACGCCTGCGTCCGCCCCGTTCGCCGGGCCAACGCGTCAAACGTCGTCCCCGCCTCCTGCCGCGCCCGCCGGGCGCAGGCCACCTTTCGCTCCCGGATCGGGCCCGTGATCGCCGCTACATCCACTCCGAGGTCCCTGGCCACCTCCCCAGCGACCACCCAACTCCGGTGCCCCCCTTACAATAACTAAATAACCTGTCCCCACCCCCCAGCGTAGGGCTTCCGGTTCCGAGGCATCCACCCGCACCTCCAGCTCGGCACCACCTGCCACCGGCATGCGGGCCACCGGCATGCGGGGTGGCCTCGGGCAGATCGACTCGCCCGAGTGCTACGCCGGCCGGATCATCCCTAGCACCACCGCCAACGTCAAAACTCCGGCTGGCAGGCAAGCTCCACGGTGTAGCTGCCGGTGGTGCCCAGCGACACGTCTTCGAGCCGTTCGCCGTCCCGGAGCGGGAGGGTGACGGACGCGCTGAACGAGAGGGGGAGCCAGGCGCCGCACCCCTCTTCCGAGGATACCTGGCCGGTCTGTTCGTGCGACACGGTGAGCGCTGCAGTGGGAGGGCTGTCGCCCGTCCCGGGCTGCACGGCGCCGGCCACCGTGACCCGGTCGGTACCGTCGATAGTCCAGGAGCATCCGGTTCCGTCCGCCGACAGGAACTGCCCCGCCCCGGTCAGGGGCAGGTCCGCCTGTCCGCTCACCGGGTGGGCCGGATCGTCGAGATCGATCTTCACCTCCACCTCGCCGTCCACCTCGACCCAGCTGGCGTATCCGCCCCCGCTCTGGTCCGTACGCCATTCGTAGCGCAGCACGAACGCGTCGCACGACTCGTGCCACGACACCACCACCGGCGCGGTGCCGGCGTAGATGCGCGGGGGCACGAACGCCAGGAGCTGGGGGCTGGTGATGCCGGCCGCCTGGAGGGCCGGCTTTACGTCCACCCAGGCCCCCACCGCGCCGACCTCTTCCACGTAGGTGCCGTTTCCGCCGGCCTCCTCCGCCACGGCCTGGAGCTGGAGTTCGGCCTTGCCGTCCGCGTCCGTCACCCCGTCCTGGCCGATCATCGTCGCGTGCTCGTCGAACACCACGGGCACGTCCCACGACACCAGGGCGTTCCAGAGCCCGCCCTGGAGGGGCTTCCAGGCGACGTCCGTCAGCACCCCGCACCCCACGTCGAACGTCGCGTCGGGGACGTAGTCGGCCTCCACGGTGACGCTGTAGGTGACGGTGTCGCCCGGTCCGTCGTGGCCCTCGTGGATCTCCGTGGTCGATGCCTCGATCCGCGCCGTGGCCGCCTGCGCGAGCACGGCCCCGTGGATCGCGAGATACGCCTGGTATCCGGACAGGACCAGGGTCGTCTCGCTGCCAGCCAGCCCCCAGAACGAGACCAGGTTCCCGCCGATGATCGTGCCCCCGCACCCCGTTTGCGCGACGGAACGCCCGCCGCGCCGGGAGGCGGCCTGGCCGTTGGGGGGCACGAAAGTGTCCAGAAGGAGGAGCCACTGCTGGAGCGGGGTGAGTCGGGGCGCGTCGTCGAAGTCCAGGCCCGTGGCGGCCAGCAGTTTCACGAAGGGGTGGTCCGGGTGGGCGGCGTAGACCGCCCGGTACACCGACTGCAGCTCCTCGGCCGTGCCGGTGTAGCCGTGTGCCTGCACCACCTCGGCGTACGCGTCGAACGGGGCCGCCGCTCCGCCGGCCATGGCCGCGAGCATCGGGACCTCGAAGTCGTACAGCCAGAAATCCTCCTCGCTCTGTTCGGAGCCGGCCAGCACCTGCTGGCCGTCCGGGGTGTACACCCCGATCCCCAGCAACGCGAGCATCTGCCAGACGCCCTGTTCGGCCCGGTCCGGGTCGGCCAGGCTCTCCGCGACGTTCTGAGCCGGATCGGTTTCGGCCGGGGGCGTGTCCCCTCCGGCCGAGCCGCCACCGCCCCCACACCCGGCGACCCAGCCGCCGGCGAGAGCAAAGACCGCGCACAGGGCGTAGATCCGAGTTCGCAACGGGCGACGCACGCGATTTCTCCCTTCTTTTGAGATGCACCGATGGAAAAGGCCTTTGCAAACTCCTTAATTTTAGAGACAAAAACCATACCCCATCCTCCCTCCCGCCGGCAACCGCCAGGGCCACGGCCAGGTCGAGCCCGGACGCGCCCCGGGCCCCGGGGATCGACACGGCCAGGCCGTTCTTGTACACGTTGGGGTCCACCCACACCTCGATCGCCTCGGCCGTCTCCCCCTCCAACAAAGAGGCCGCGGCGGCCGCCGCCAGGGCGATGGCCGAGGGCTCGGTGCACCCCAGGGCCGGGGCCACCTCCATGCGCAGCACGTCCTTTACGCCGGGGAGGGAGGGTTGACAGGTTATAAAGTTGTTCTCACCCTCCCTCCGTCAACCGGACCATTTGCCACACCGACGCCTGCGTCCGCCCCGTTCGCCGGGCCAACGCGTCAAACGTCGTCCCCGCCTCCTGCCGCGCCCGCCGGGCGCAGGCCACCCGCTCCCGGCTCGGGCCCGTGATCGCCAGAGACCACCCAACTCCGGTGGCCTCCTTACAATAACTAAATAACCTGTCAGCCCCACCCCCCGTAAATTTTTGCTTGACGGAGGGACTATAGAGTGTCCCCTCCCATGTCAGTTGGAAGGGGGGGTTGGAAGCCGGCCGCCCGGCGGGCCGAAGGCCCGAAGATCAGGCCTTGTGGAAGCGCACCGGCAGGCCGGCCGCGCGGAAGGCCTTGAACCGCTGCCGGGCCGGGCCGACCCGGTCGGGCAGGTCCACCGGGGCGAAGTCCACCACCCGGTCGAACCCCTGGATCTCGTCCGGACGGGCGTCCCGGGCCAGCACCAGGCACCGGGCGCCGTTGGGGTTGCCCGGCATCCAGCCCACGGCCACGGGGTCGTCGATGCCGTCCCCGCCCTGCCACAGGCCGTGGGGCACGAACGAGTCCTCCCGGAACTCCCACAGCAGGTCGTCCAGGTGCCGGGCGTCGGCCTGGGACTCGGCCCACACGTACACACGGAGCCCCGCGGCGTAGGCCTGCTCCACCCTCTCGCACAGGGCCAGGTCCCACCGGGGGCCTTTCACCTCGAAAAAGTCGATGCGCATGGGGTTTCACCTGCTAGGAGGCTGGAAGGCTAGGATGCTAGGATGCTAGGAGGCTGGAAAGCTAGAAAGCTGTAAGGCTCCCCCCCCTCACCCCGGCCCTCTCCCCCCGTTGGGGGGAGAGGGCGATCGTTTCACCTGCCCCTCGGGTTGGGCGAAAACCGCGACGTTACGGCGCGGCCACGGACGAGGGACGCCTCGTAGCCGCCCAGCCGCCAGGCTACCTCGCCGCCCAGCCTTCCTCACACAAACCGCAGCATCATGTCCCGGCAGGCCTCTTCGATGCGGTCCGGGCCGTAGGAGCGGGCCACCTCGGCCAGCAGGGACTCGGCCCGGGCCCGCACCTCGGGGATCTCCAGGTCGGAGAGCCCGTTCACCAGGCCGGCCCGCCGGGCCACCTGGTAGAGCCGCTGCTCCCCCGCATCCAGGGAGAGGAACGCGTCGCACCGGTCGAGCAGGGCCTGCTTCTCGTCGGGCAGCCGGCCCTCCAGGTCGCCCAGCAGGTTCATGATGTGGTCGCTCACCAGCCGGCTGTGGATGCCGTCGAGGGCCTCGATGAACCGCCGGATCTCGGCCACGATCTCGGCGTCGGTCTGGCGGGTGAGCCGGGCCTCGGGCCCGTGGAACTCGGACCAAAGGTCCACCTTGGGCCCCAGGGTCAGGGTGCGCAGCCGGATGAAGTCCGGGTCGATGGCGTTGAGCACCCGGGCCGAGTCCAGGGCATGGCCCTCACTCATCTCCCGGCCGCCCAGGCCTGGGATGATGTACTCGCTCAGCTCCAGGCCCGCCTCCTTGACCTTGCGGCCCGCCTTGATGTGGATCTCGGCCGTGGCCCCCTTCTTGATGAGCTCCAGAAGGGGGTCGTGGCCGGTCTCCATGCCGATGTGGATCCGGGTGAGGCCCAGCTCGCCGTAGGTCCGCAGCACCTCCACCGGCAGCCGGGCCACGGTGCGGGACCGGGCGTAGGTGGTGATCCGCTCCACCTCGGGGAACCGCTCCCGGAACCGGACGAGCACCCGTTTCAGGTTCTCGGGCTTCATGACCAGGGAGTCCGCGTCCTGGAGGAACGCGGTGCGGCCCCCATTGGCCAGGGCGTTGGCCACCATCCACTCGGCCTCGGTGGTCACCAGGCCCCGGGCCACCAGGGCGCGGGGCCCGTCGGAGCCCCCCTCGGCCCGCAGCCGGTCGCGGATGCGGGCCATCTCGTCGATCTGGGCCTCGATCTCCTCCACCGGCCTCAGGCTGAACCGGTGGCGCTTGTAGGTGCGGCAGAACCGGCACCGGTTCCAGGGGCAGTTGCGGGTCAGCCGCAGCAGGTAGCTACCCGCCTCGCTGGGGGGCCGAATCGGCCCGATCTCGAACTCCACCGCTTCGCTCATGGGTCTGCGCCCAACTCCTCCCGGGCCACCAGCGCGGCTCCGAACGCCCCCAGGAACTGGGGATCGGGGGGCACCTCCACGGCCGCGCCGGTGCGCTCGGCCATGATCTTGGCCACGATGGGAAACGCGGCCACCACGCCCCCGCTCATGACGATGAACTCGCCCAACGGGCCCATCTCCACCACCCGGGCGATCACCGAGTTGAAGATGCCCCGGCAGAGGTTCTCGGGCTCCTCGCCCTCGCGGATCAGCTTGATCACCTCGGTGGCCGAGAACACGGTGCAGAACGACGACAGGGTGATCTCGCGGGTGGCGCCCTCGGCCAGGGCCTCGATCCGCTCCAGGGGGATGTCGAGCCGGTGGGCGATCTCCTCCACGAACGCGCCGGTTCCGGCCGCACACTTGCGGTTCATCAGGAAGTTGGCCACCGTGCCGTCCCGGCGCACGTGGATGATCTTGTTGTCCTGGCCGCCGATGTCCACCACGTCCATCTCGCGGGGGAAAAAGTGGTAGGCGCCCTTGGCGTGGCACGAGATCTCGGTGCGCCGGGCGTCCGCGAACGGAACGTTGCGCCGGCCGTAGCCCGTGGCCACGGTGCACCCCACCCGGTCCACGCCGGCCGCGGACAGCACCTCGTCGCGCAGGTCGCGGGCCGCGTCCTCGAACCGGATGCCGGTGCGGCGCAGGGCCCGGCCGGCCACCCGGCCGTCCGGATCGAGCAGCACCGCCTTGGACCACGAGGAGCCCAGGTCGAGCCCCAGCACGTGGGCGGCCACGGCCCTACCCTCCGGCCGCGGCCCGGCCGGGCCCCAGCTGCTCGACGAAGGCCTCGATGTTGGTCTTGGCCTGCTCCTCCGAGAAGCACCGCAGATCGTTCAGGTCGCCGTAGATCACGATGAACGGCACCCCGGTCCTCTCCTTGAGCCGCTGGGGCAGGCCGTAGCGGGTGTTGGAGTTGTGGGGGCAGGTCTTGGCGTCGTGGTACACCACCCCGTCAACCTGGAACTCCTCGATCAGCCGGGCCATGATCCGCTCCTTGGCGTCGTCGGAGCGCACGATGAACAGCTCCAGGTACGCCCGGGCCATGCTCTCGAACGGCTCGGCCGGGTCGAAGGCGTCGAACACCCAGGAGTTGCAGTAGGTGCTCACCACCACCGCGGTCCGGAGCTCCTGGAAGAACAGGGCCAGGTCCCGGAGCTTGCCCCACACCGGCATGCCCTCCCAGTACACCCGGTGCCGCTCGCCCTCCACCGCGGCCACCCCGCCGTCCACCCGCTCCTTGAGCTCGGCCAGCAGCTCCTTGTAGAACGCCACGGCCTCGGGCGTTCCCCGCAGCACCACGGCCGGGCCCATCAGGATGCAGGCGTCGAAGAACGTGAGCGGGGCGGGCCGGTGGCTCGCCTGCCACAGGCACTCCTTCCACAGGTCCGAGGTTTCGGCCGAGAGCCCCATGACCTCCCGGAACCGGTCCGGGTCGAACCGGCGGCCCGACACCTCCTCCAGGGTGGGGATGAGGGCCTGGAACTGGGCCACCATGGCGTCCACGTGGGCCTGGGTCACCTCGGAGATGCCGGTGGGCGAGTTCACCCCGATCACCGGAACCCCGAACCTGCGGCCGTAGAACGAGAACCAGTCCTTCACGTCCCGGCACTGGTTGGTGTTGTACACGAGCACGTCGGGCCGGGGCACGCCCTCCAGGCCGTAGGCCCGCTGGAGCGGGGTCTCCCCGGCCAGGAACGCGCCGATGTCCGAGGTGAGGTAGCTGCAGATGTCGGGGCTGTACCCCAGGGCGTTGGCCAGGGGGATGTACTTCTCGGCCGACCGGGTGGCCCCCAGCATGGCCCCGTGGTTCTCGGGGTAGTACACCTCGAACCCGAAGCTGTGCAGGAGCTCGGCCGGACCCACGCTGGTGCACCACGCCACCTTCCGGTCGGGGTCCTTGGCGGCGGCGTCCACTCCGCGGAAGTGCGCCGCCATCAGTTCCTTCATGCGCTTCTGGGCGCGAAACGGCTTGATCTCGGGCATGGTTCTCTCGGCTCGAAAGCTAGAAGGCTAGAAAGCTGGAAAGCTGGAAGGCCGTGGGTCGTTCGTCGTGGGTGCTGCGAGCGGTCCACGGTGCGCGGCCGCCCCCTTTTACTCGCCCTTGAACGCGGGGCGGGACTTCTCGATCACGCTCTTCAGGCCCACCAGGGCGTCCTGGGTGGAGAAGATCTCGCCCAGGTTGGCGAGCTCCAGCTCCAGGGCGTCGTCGAGGCTCTTCTGGAACCCCTCGTCGATGATCCGGTTCGCCACCTTCAGGGCCAGCGGCGCCTTTCGGCCGACGGCCTTCACCGCGGCGGCCACCCGCGGGTCGTCGTTGGGCGCGGTGCCGGCCAGCACCTCCTGGACGTGGGCGTCGGAGAACGCCTCCACCACCGGCTCCCACCCGGCCGGGGTGGGCTTGGGCGCGTACTTGTCGCGGAACTCGCCCCGGGCCACCAGGTCGCGGATGAAGCCGTCCACGTCGTCGGCCGCCAGGTAGCCGGCCAGGCCGATCTCGTGGGCGGTCTTGCCGTCGAGGATCTGGCCGGTGAACACCAGGTACTTCCCGAGCTCCTTGCCCACCACCCGGGCCGTGCGCTGGGTACCGCCCAGGCCCGGAAAGATGCCGATGCCGGTCTCGGGCAGGCCCACGCCCGCCTTGTCGGTGACCACGATCGCGGTGCAGGCCAGGGCCAGCTCCAGCCCGCCGCCCAGGGCCAGCCCGTCCACCTTAGCGATCACGGGTTTGGGGCTCTTCTCGATCTTCCGGAGCACCTTCTGGCCCCGCCGGGCGAAGGCCACGATGTCGCCCACCCGGTCGGCCTCGATGTTGTCGATGAAGAACTTGATGTCCGCGCCGGCAACGAACGCCTTGTCGCCCGCCCCCTGGATCACCAGGGCCTTCACGTCGGGCCGGG
This is a stretch of genomic DNA from Deferrisoma camini S3R1. It encodes these proteins:
- a CDS encoding radical SAM protein, which codes for MSEAVEFEIGPIRPPSEAGSYLLRLTRNCPWNRCRFCRTYKRHRFSLRPVEEIEAQIDEMARIRDRLRAEGGSDGPRALVARGLVTTEAEWMVANALANGGRTAFLQDADSLVMKPENLKRVLVRFRERFPEVERITTYARSRTVARLPVEVLRTYGELGLTRIHIGMETGHDPLLELIKKGATAEIHIKAGRKVKEAGLELSEYIIPGLGGREMSEGHALDSARVLNAIDPDFIRLRTLTLGPKVDLWSEFHGPEARLTRQTDAEIVAEIRRFIEALDGIHSRLVSDHIMNLLGDLEGRLPDEKQALLDRCDAFLSLDAGEQRLYQVARRAGLVNGLSDLEIPEVRARAESLLAEVARSYGPDRIEEACRDMMLRFV
- a CDS encoding acyl-CoA dehydratase activase, whose protein sequence is MAAHVLGLDLGSSWSKAVLLDPDGRVAGRALRRTGIRFEDAARDLRDEVLSAAGVDRVGCTVATGYGRRNVPFADARRTEISCHAKGAYHFFPREMDVVDIGGQDNKIIHVRRDGTVANFLMNRKCAAGTGAFVEEIAHRLDIPLERIEALAEGATREITLSSFCTVFSATEVIKLIREGEEPENLCRGIFNSVIARVVEMGPLGEFIVMSGGVVAAFPIVAKIMAERTGAAVEVPPDPQFLGAFGAALVAREELGADP
- a CDS encoding 2-hydroxyacyl-CoA dehydratase subunit D; the encoded protein is MPEIKPFRAQKRMKELMAAHFRGVDAAAKDPDRKVAWCTSVGPAELLHSFGFEVYYPENHGAMLGATRSAEKYIPLANALGYSPDICSYLTSDIGAFLAGETPLQRAYGLEGVPRPDVLVYNTNQCRDVKDWFSFYGRRFGVPVIGVNSPTGISEVTQAHVDAMVAQFQALIPTLEEVSGRRFDPDRFREVMGLSAETSDLWKECLWQASHRPAPLTFFDACILMGPAVVLRGTPEAVAFYKELLAELKERVDGGVAAVEGERHRVYWEGMPVWGKLRDLALFFQELRTAVVVSTYCNSWVFDAFDPAEPFESMARAYLELFIVRSDDAKERIMARLIEEFQVDGVVYHDAKTCPHNSNTRYGLPQRLKERTGVPFIVIYGDLNDLRCFSEEQAKTNIEAFVEQLGPGRAAAGG
- a CDS encoding enoyl-CoA hydratase/isomerase family protein, which gives rise to MADQARKVVVDVNDGIATLTIDRPKALNALNGAVVADLEAAFDEAVARPDVKALVIQGAGDKAFVAGADIKFFIDNIEADRVGDIVAFARRGQKVLRKIEKSPKPVIAKVDGLALGGGLELALACTAIVVTDKAGVGLPETGIGIFPGLGGTQRTARVVGKELGKYLVFTGQILDGKTAHEIGLAGYLAADDVDGFIRDLVARGEFRDKYAPKPTPAGWEPVVEAFSDAHVQEVLAGTAPNDDPRVAAAVKAVGRKAPLALKVANRIIDEGFQKSLDDALELELANLGEIFSTQDALVGLKSVIEKSRPAFKGE